The DNA region AACCTCGTAAAAATGCAGCAGAACGGATTGCGACCATTTTGGAAGAGTTAAACTTAGAAATCATGCGGTCAAGATTTTTAACGCAATAATATTTTGTACTATCATCAGGCTTAAGATATGAAACTTGTTACCTATATTTTATTGTTGATTGTGAGCTTCAGTAGCCATGCTGAAGCTGTAAACACGACGGATTTTAGTGGTGTATACAACTGTGTGGGTGATGATGCACATGAGGGTAAGTATACAGGCACGGTCACCATGCGATTAAAGCCAGAGCACAGCAAAGCAAACTATGCCAGTTATGACTTTAAGCTTGAAGTACCTGAGTATGGCACTTACCTTGGCCACGCAGCAGCAAATGGCCACCATGTCGCTATGCACTTTGCATTACAAGACCAAACCACTAAAGACTATGGTACTGGGATTGCGGAAATGAAGAAGAATGTAAAAGGGCAGTGGAGCTTTCATAAGTTCTATTTTGAGCCTGAGTTTAAAGGTGGCAACACTGGGGTTGAAGACTGTGTTATCCAATAAATGCCAGTAACGTTATATTGTCCACTTAATATTTAAAGCATGCCGTTATTTAAAAACCAGTCTGATTTTTTACTGGTTTGGGTTGTTAGAATCATTAACGACGCTGTTGCAAAGCCTATCTAGGATATCTGTAACATAGAGCATTAGGTCTGTTGGTTTGCAAATGTTACGCTGTTATCTAGTGCCATCTTGTTAATAAATCCATATTAAATCCAACGGTTTGCGTAGTAGAAATTCGTATTGTCAGTTGTGCTTATACGGAATATAATGAGAATCATTATCATTTGTAACCCGGTAGGGTTTATTAGGCTGTACATGTCAACTGTGGATGTATCCCTTCTGCAAGAAGTTCATACACTGTATCACTCCCACCATGGCTGGCTGGTTAATTGGTTAAAACGTCGCTTGGGTTGTATACACAATGCTAATGACTTGGCTCAGGACACGTTCCTACGTGTGATTGATAAATCAACCACACTTGCCCATGTTAATGAGCCTAGAGCTTTTTTAAGCACGATTGCTCACGGCTTGATGGTAGACCATATCCGTAGAAAAGAGTTGGAGCAAGCTTATATACAGGCGATTGCACATTTACCGCAGCAATTAATCTCTTCACCTGAAGAACGATTAGTTTTTATAGAAGCTTTAATACATATAGACAGAATGTTTGTTGGGTTGAAGCCTAATGTTCGTCGTGTGTTTTTGCTGTCGAGGCTAGAAGGGCTGACTTATCCGGAAATTGCTACTAAATTGGGCGTATCGCTTCGCACAGTAGAAAGTCATATGGCTGATGCATTACGCCATGTGCTTACAAAAAGTCATTAACTTGCGACATACCGCCCAACCGATTAGACTCTGTGTTTAGTTGAGCACTTGCAGCAATGGGCTGTGAGCTTTTCATACTCTTAATTAGATGGCTTTTGCATTGAACTCTCCTAGTCCATTTCCCGATAATAGCGCTACAAGTTCTGGCGGCGTAGATATTCCACCAGCGGTGTACGAGGCCTTAATTACTTGGTCAGTTAAACTAAGCTCAGGGGTGGCGAGCAATGAGGACATGCAGCAGTTTTTAAGCTGGCGGGCGCAAAACCCTTTGCATGAAGCTGCTTGGCAGAAATTAAATGCGGTAGAGCAGGGCTTTCATCAATTACCCGCAGCGTCTAAATCAATCGTCACAGAGACTTTGTCTATTGCAGATAAGCAAAGAAGCGCGCTTACTTCACGTCGCCGCACTTTAAAGATGCTGAGCTTGGCGGCTATTACAATCACGGCAACTACTTTACTTGCTAATCAATATGCGCCATGGCAGCAAGAGGCTCATTATGCAACGAATATCGGTAAACGAGAGGCGGTTGTATTGGCAGATGGAACGCGGATTGTGCTGAACACTAACTCTGAAATTGACGCGAAGTTTTCATTATTCAAGCGTGAAATCGTATTGCATCGTGGCGAAATATATATAGAAACCAGTAAAGACACTGAGTCTTTGATCGGACGAAGGTCGTTTTGGGTCAAGACCGAGCACACAGCGTTAGAGGCAATCGGCACTAAATTCTCGGTGAATCAGCAGGCATCTAACACCAAGTTGCATATGACTGAGGGAGTTGTTGCGATACATCCTAGCAACTATGCACCAGTTCGCGCCTATGCCAATGAGTCTTATGCGATGCATGATGGCGTTTCTGCGCCGATAAAAATCAACCCTTCAGGCCAAGTTCTGAATATGGATCCGATGGCGTGGGTAGATGGTGTGTTGGTCGTTAAGCAAATGCGTTTAGATGCGTTCGTTGCGGAGCTGTCGCGTTATCAGGATATATCAATAATCTGCGAGGCAGATGTTGCCAACCTTACGGTTTCAGGTGTGTTTCAGTTGAGTCAAGAAGAGCCTGTGGCGCACGCGCTTAAAGCGATTAGTCGAACATTACCTGTCAGCATAAATAAGCAGAATAGGGCTATCGTCATCAGCAAGAAATAGCATTGCTGATAAAAATATTTAAAAATAAATCACAAAAAACTGCGGGTTTTTTCAACGTTGTTCGGCATACGTTTATTTATCTCATTCTTTAAAAGGTATTTTAACCATGCGCAACCACCACAACGACCATGTTGGCAATGGCGTAGATTGCGGAAATGTGATGTCACATTTCCCAATGAGCAAGCACCAGCAAGTCAGTACTCGCCAGTTTCTACCCCGTACGATTTCAGCAGCCATACAAGCGCTGCTTTTATCTGGCGCTATTGCTACGCTTAATTTGTCTTACTCAGTATCTGCTTATGCTGCAGATAGCCAAGTGCATGCATACAACTTGCCAGCCGGGTCGCTGGAAGACTCTTTAAATGCACTTGCAAAGCAATCGGGCATTACGCTGACGTTTGACCCCGCATTGGTAAAAGGAAAAACTGTCCCAGCCATCAATAGCCAACTTTCGCGCCAACTGGTTTTGCAGCGACTTTTAGAAGGTACTGGTTTAGAACCTATTACTCAAGATGGAGCGATAGTTATAAAGCGCATAGCTATTGTGAATAAAGCGGATACTTTGCCAGAGGTAGCAGTAAGTGCAGCAGCTAGCCAGTTACCTGGGGATATATCAAAACCTTATGCTGGTGGACAAGTTGCACGCGGTGCTAAATTAGGGGTTTTAGGTGAGCGCGACATGATGGATACACCTTTTGCAGTGACCAGCTATACCGCAAAAACCATTCAAAATCAGCAGGCGCAATCAGTGGCGGATTTAGTTGCTAATGATGCATCTATTCGTAATGTAGACCCATCAAATTCTGGCTACTCTAACTTTTTCAATATTCGTGGTTTTTTACTTGGCAATGGTTCAATTGCACTTAACGGCTTGTATGGTATTGCGCCAAATAATCAGAGCACGGTGATTGGCATTGAGCGCGTTGAGGTGTTGAAAGGACCTGCTGCATTTTTGTATGGAATTTCACCCAGCGGCACTGGCGGAGCAATTAATTTGGTCACCAAACGTGCTGATGATCAGCCTTTAACTCAACTGACAACCAGCTATATTTCTGATTCACAAATCGGGCAGCAAATGGATATTGGCAGACGGTTCGGTGAGAATAAAGAATTTGGCGTTCGTGCCAATGTACTTTATAGAGGTGGTGATACCGCTGTTGATGATCAGTCACAAAGACTTCGCACTGGCACACTGGGGCTTGATTATCGAGGTGATCGTGTAAGGCTATCAATGGATTACGGCTATCAAGAAATAAATACCGACCGGGCCAATAGTACAATTAGTGCGGCGACTGGTGTACCAGTTGCAGATATACCAAATGCCAATAAGAGTTATGCGTCCCCTTGGAATAAGGTGGAACTTCGCGACTCTTACGGTATGTTACGTGGCGAATTTGATATTACACCTGATCTAAATATTTATGTCGCTGGAGGTAAGAGCCATACTGATTGGAAGCAAATATTAGATTTTGGCAGC from Methylotenera sp. L2L1 includes:
- a CDS encoding sigma-70 family RNA polymerase sigma factor gives rise to the protein MSTVDVSLLQEVHTLYHSHHGWLVNWLKRRLGCIHNANDLAQDTFLRVIDKSTTLAHVNEPRAFLSTIAHGLMVDHIRRKELEQAYIQAIAHLPQQLISSPEERLVFIEALIHIDRMFVGLKPNVRRVFLLSRLEGLTYPEIATKLGVSLRTVESHMADALRHVLTKSH
- a CDS encoding FecR family protein, with the protein product MNSPSPFPDNSATSSGGVDIPPAVYEALITWSVKLSSGVASNEDMQQFLSWRAQNPLHEAAWQKLNAVEQGFHQLPAASKSIVTETLSIADKQRSALTSRRRTLKMLSLAAITITATTLLANQYAPWQQEAHYATNIGKREAVVLADGTRIVLNTNSEIDAKFSLFKREIVLHRGEIYIETSKDTESLIGRRSFWVKTEHTALEAIGTKFSVNQQASNTKLHMTEGVVAIHPSNYAPVRAYANESYAMHDGVSAPIKINPSGQVLNMDPMAWVDGVLVVKQMRLDAFVAELSRYQDISIICEADVANLTVSGVFQLSQEEPVAHALKAISRTLPVSINKQNRAIVISKK
- a CDS encoding TonB-dependent receptor, with product MRNHHNDHVGNGVDCGNVMSHFPMSKHQQVSTRQFLPRTISAAIQALLLSGAIATLNLSYSVSAYAADSQVHAYNLPAGSLEDSLNALAKQSGITLTFDPALVKGKTVPAINSQLSRQLVLQRLLEGTGLEPITQDGAIVIKRIAIVNKADTLPEVAVSAAASQLPGDISKPYAGGQVARGAKLGVLGERDMMDTPFAVTSYTAKTIQNQQAQSVADLVANDASIRNVDPSNSGYSNFFNIRGFLLGNGSIALNGLYGIAPNNQSTVIGIERVEVLKGPAAFLYGISPSGTGGAINLVTKRADDQPLTQLTTSYISDSQIGQQMDIGRRFGENKEFGVRANVLYRGGDTAVDDQSQRLRTGTLGLDYRGDRVRLSMDYGYQEINTDRANSTISAATGVPVADIPNANKSYASPWNKVELRDSYGMLRGEFDITPDLNIYVAGGKSHTDWKQILDFGSSMQTNGNFLNRSQLNYTGIDRTTAELGIRSQFETGPIHHQVVLNATTYEAVRTSVGSIQLGSRQSNIYNPSFNAQPVIPSLSRKKASDTDFYGYAIADTLSILDDRIQLTLGLRQQEIKAENYNIVTGATTSEYRESALTPSVSIVVKPVSNVSLYGNYIEALQQGTTVGATYNNSGQVLSPYVSKQHEVGAKVDWGKLAATLSVFHITQASAIANTATNTFTVDGEQRNRGIELNVFGEPWQGIRFLGGIMLLDADLTKTANGINNGNMATGAARTNITFGGEWDTGFLDNLTLNARVNYTSKQYADAGNTQSLDSWTTLDIGARYLTMVASGQMLTLRANIRNLFEENYWTTFPGAGTLNRSDPRTLLLSATIDF